GAATTAATATTTTTCGCATTTTAGAGGCTTTACGATTATGTTTAACATAAGGATTATTAACCATCATCACATTAGTGCCAATATATGTAGCAATCATAATAAAACTGCAGTTAATGGAGAACAAATATGACGCCCCTATCATATACTCAAGATTTCCTGTGGCAATAGAATACCCCACGGTACAAACGGGTGGCATAAGAGCAGTTGCAATGGCGACACCAGGAACAATGTTATTAGCTTCTTTCTTTCGTGCTCCAATAATGCCGGCTAATCCACCGACGAATGCTATTACAACGTCCCAAATTGTGGGCGAAGTTCTAGCAATAATTTCCGTACTTGCGTAAGAAATGGGCGAAAGTAAAAAATAAAGTGTAGAGGCTAAAAGGCTTACTGCAACTTGAATAAAAAGAACTTTAAACGATTTTTTGAGAAGTTTTGTATCTAATATTGCTAACGCAAAACCTACTCCAAGGATAGGTGTCATCAATGGAGAAATCAACATTGCCCCTATGATTGTTGGAATAGAATTCATATTCAAACCAATAGATGCAATCAATATCGCACACAATAAAGTGGTTAAGTCACTTTTTGATAAATCTAAATCCTCATAGATTTTGTCCCTAAATTCTATTAGAGAATAAAGTTTACCATCCTTCAAAACTTTTTCCATAACAGTACTTCCTTTTTGTTAGTATAGTCAACTTTTGAAGAAGTTAATCGGTATCGTTTAATCTCTTTTGTAAGGAAAGGATTTCCTGAAGAAATAACTTTTTAGCTTCGTCCTCTGATGACGTTTCTAAATCGTCAATCATTATTTTTGCAACTTCTTTACGAGAGCTTGTTCCATATTCTTCTTTCAATTCATAATCAATTCTCTCCTCAAAATTGGTATAAGGATATTGACCGAGTAGTGCATTGATACGTTGATCAAATTCATAATCAATCCACCACTTCTCAAACAATTCTTTGAAAGCTTGCAAATCTGGTTCAGAATCCAATAGGGTTAATGCATCCATAAAACCTGTTTTATATCCATTAATTTCTGAGCATAAACCAACGACCTCATCCTTATTAATTTTGGCCAATTCCTGACGCATTTCAAGCAAATCCTTGTCTGCAAAGAGTCGTTCAAAGCCCTCAAGCTGTTTACTAAATTCGTCTAATTTAGTGTAATCCTGACGATTCAATGTTTCTCTAATATCCATATTTATCTCCTTTTTGAATTTTAAAATCCTACTGAAAATAACACAGTATCCTGTGTATGATTTAGGCTTTTTATTGGATGATACTTCATAAAGAAAAAGTGTGTAAGGGTTTACATATTTCAATTATACATTTTATTTCCACTTTCGTCACTCTTACTTCTTAGGGAGTTTTTTTAACGTTTTAATTGGCTAAAAATCTTATGGTCATACCACCATAATCAAAGTTTTTATTGATGAATCATTCAATTATAAGAATGGTCTGATAATAATAACTATATATGTAGAGTATTTACAAAACTGTTCAAAAAACTACAAGAATCATAACATAAACATACTTGCAAATCTATGCAATCGTTTGCAAAAACGATTAACAATTTTCATTCTATTTATTTGTAAGCGCAAACATTTTCATTGACTTATCAATTTGATTAACTTATACTGTTATTAACAGGTATATACTAACATTAATCTTATGATTGTTAAGATTAATATAAAAAATGTTTTAGCTAAAATGTAACTCTTTAGATTGTTTGATTTTCCAAACAACCTAACTTTCCTCAATTTAGAAAGGGGGAGACATTATGCTTTGGGCTATTATCGTAGGAGGCTTTATCGGTCTTATTGCAGGTGGAATCACTAAAAAGGGAGGCTCCATGGGAATAATCGCTAATATCTTTGCAGGTTTAGTCGGTTCATCTGTTGGACAATCACTTTTCGGTACATGGGGACCTAGTCTAGCTGGAATGGCATTAGTTCCATCAATCTTAGGAGCAGTCATTGTTGTTGCAGTAGTATCATTTTTCCTAGGGAAAAAAGAATGAACTTGAATCTTTTTGACAGGAATATATTAAAGTTCAAATTCTGTTGATGAAAGGATTCAATATGTCAAAAACCAAAAAAATACTTTACCTTATTTTATGTATTTTAATCTTGACAATTTTGATTCCTATTTTGCTAGATTATCATAAAGTCAGTGGCTTAGGACTTCATTTAGTTGATTGGAAACAAATTTCCTTTTTAGACTTTTATCTTTCAAGATATATTTTCTGGGGTGCTCTAGTACTTTCAGCTGTAGTGTTGTTTCTAATGCTTGTTACACTCTTTTATCCTAAACAATATTTAGAGATTCAATTACCTGATGTTGATGGTGAACTAAAATTAAAAAATTCAGCTATTGAAGGATTTGTTCGTTGTGTGGTTGCTAATCACAATTTTATAAAGGATCCTACTATTAAGGTAAACAGTCGTAAGAATAAATGTTTAGTTCACGTAGAAGGACAAATGCTTCCATCAGACAACATTATTAAACGAACTCAAATAATTAAAGATGAGATTGCTGATGGATTGACACAGTTTTTTGGAATGAATCATCGTGTAAAACTGTATATTTCTGTAAAAGAATACAAGCCAAAACCACCACGTAAAAAAACTGTTAGTCGTGTAAAGTAAGGAAGTAAAAAATGGAATGGTTTAAAAAATACCAATATCCATTTCTTTCCGGATTGGCGGGTGTTATCTTAGCTTGCTTCATCCTATCCTATGGTTTTTTTAAGACTTTATTTGTCTTGATTTGCGCCACTCTAGGAGTTGGAATTGGATATTATATTCAACAAAAACAATTATTTAAATAGTAAAGGAGATTCATATGTCAAAAGTAGAAAAAAAAGTAGAAGAAGTAAAAGGCGAATTGACCTACGAAGATAAAGTCATTCAAAAAATTATTGGTCTTTCTTTAGAAAATATTCCAGGTTTGCTGGCTATTGATGGAGGCTTTTTCTCAAACCTAACTGAAAAACTTATCAATACTGATAACGTTGCAAGTGGAGTCAATGTTGAAGTTGGTAAAGAGCAAGTTGCTGTTGATTTGAACGTAATTGTCGAATATCAAAAGAATGTTCCTGAACTATACAAGAAAATCAAAGAGGTTGTTGTTTCAGAAATTTCTAAGATGACTGATTTGGAAGTGGTTGAAGTTAATGTAGATGTTGTTGATATCAAGACTAAAGAGCAACATGAAGCAGACTCAGTAAGCCTACAAGATCGAGTAACTGGAGTTGTTGAATCAACAAGTGAATTTACTTCCGATAAGTTTGAAAGCGCAAAACAGGGATTGAGTGATGGCTTCTCAGCTGCAAAGGAAAAAGTTAGTGAGGGTGTTGAAGCTGTCTCTGAAGCGACTGCTAATGCAGAACCAAGAGTTCACTAAATTCTTTTATGCCTAAAAAAAATTTAAATGAATTGTTTAAAAACGTTCATTTTCAATAATCTGATTTTCCAATGGAGGGTAACACTATGTCAGTAGAAGAAAAACTTAATCAAGCTAAAGGCGCTATTAAAGAAGGTGTCGGAAAAATTACTGATGATAAAAAAACTGAAAAAGAAGGAGCTGCTGAAAAAGTAGTTTCAAAAGTTAAAGAAGTTGCTGAAGATGCCAAAGAGGCTGTTGAAGGGGCTATCGAAGGCGTTAAAAATATGGTTAAAAAGGACGATAAATAATTCTAAAATCGATTGATTTTTCACTTAAAACATGGAAATTGCTCTACAAGAAATTTAAGGTTGTTTTACTCCTAACTACTCACTTTTAAAACAACACCAAAAACTATGACAAATCCTTAACATTACAATATTACTCAGGTGAAAAATCAGCTTTCTTTAGATTAATTAAAATTCCTTTGTAATTCCATATACAAATTCTTTCTCATACATAGTAAAAGCACTCTAATTTCTATAGTTTTATACAAGCTATAGACGCTAGAGTGTTTTTTATAACATTTTGAAGAATTATTTAATGATTAGGGGAGATTTGTATTTATCTAGTGTCTATAAAAATCAGCAAAGTATAAGTGCTGACGTCATCCCGAATAGGGAATGGCAAACGTTTGCATTACTTGTGAATATTTTCATTACAAAGATATCACATTTTCAGTGAATTACTTGATTTTCATAAGTATTAGTTTTATAATTAAAGTATAGAAAACGCTTTCAAAAACATCTCCGAGTTTTTGTCCTACTTGAAGTGGTTCGGCTAACAGCCGACTTCCATTCTAGAAAGGAGTATTGTTTTGAGTCAATGTGATATTCTCATTATAGGGGCAGGTCCTGGTGGTTATGTTGCTGCTGAAGAAGCTGCCCGTTTAGGTAAAAAGGTAACTGTCATTGAGAAAAACTCCATAGGTGGCACCTGTTTGAACGTTGGCTGTATCCCATCCAAAGCCTATCTTGAACATGCCCATTGGCTATTAGCTGCTAAAGAAGCCTCTCAGTATGGAGTAACAATTTTAAATGATAATCTTGATTTTCAAAAACTTGTTGCTCGCAAAGATCAAGTCGTAGCAACACTACAGTCTGGTATTCAATCAAGTTTTAAACAATTAGGTATCACCTATATTGAAGGTGAGGCAGCTTATATTTCTGATAAAACCTTCCAAGTTAATGGTGAAAGAGTCTCAGGTAAGTCTGTTATTTTGGCGACGGGGAGTCATCCATTTATTCCTCCAATTCCTGGTATTAACGATGTTGACTACTTGACAACAGATAACTTTTTCAACTTAAAGGAACTTCCTCAACGTTTGATTATCATTGGTGGAGGTATTATTTCCGTTGAGTTAGCTTTTGCCATGGCTCCACTTGGTGTGGATGTGACAGTGATAGAGGTTGCACCAACAATTTTAGCAACTGAAGATGACGAAGCACGTTCCATTATTAGAGAAAAGATGGAACAACTTGGAATTACCATTTTGGAGGGAGTTAGCATAGATAGGGTTAAAGAAAATGCTGTAATTTTAGCGGATGGCAAGTCCTACTCTTATGATAACTTACTTGTAGCAACTGGGCGTAAGCCAAATATTGAGTTAGCTCAAATGATGGGCTTGGAGCTGACCGAAAAAGGCTTTATTAAGGTAGATAGTTATTACGAGTCATCTCAATCAGGTGTTTATGCGATTGGGGATTTGATTCCTGGATATATGTTAGCTCATGTTGCTAGTAGCGAGGGAATCAAAGCTGTTCGAGCCATTTGTCGTCAGGCTGAGGAACCGGTTGATAATTCAAGTGTTCCACGGTCGCTCTTTACAACGCCGGAGATTGCTTCCTTTGGCTTGTCAGAAGAGGAGGCGGTACAACAAGGATATGATATATCAGTTGGTCAACTTCCTTATGTTTATAATGGTCGAGCCATTGCGTCTAATTCAGCAAAGGGGTTTGTTAAAATTGTCTCCGAAAAACGCTATCATCTACTATTAGGTGCCGTTATCGTTGGTCCACATGCAACTGATATTCTACAATCCTTGATTGTCTTGAAAGATGCTGAAGGAACACTTGATCAGCTTGATAAGACAATTTTTGCACATCCAACAATTTCTGAGTTGGTTCAGGAAGTTGCAAGACTGGTTTTAAGGTCCTAAGGTCGATGGATAGGTTTAGCACAGCCATTTTCATTTTTTCAAATCTATATATCTGTCAATAATATTTGTTTTTTATAAAGCTCTCTATAGAAGGAGGAAACAATATGACACATTATCAAGAATTGCCACAAGCCCTAATGAAAGAAAAACATCAGGGACAAACCTTAACCAAGGAAGAAGTTAAGGTTCAAACTGCCCATGATCTTGGTGTGGAAAATGTTTCAAAAGAAGAGGCTAAATCCATGTATAAGACTATGTGGGATATTCGAAATTTTGAAGAAAATGCACGACATTTCTTTTCAATCGGTCAAATTCCAGGATTTGTTCACCTTTACTCAGGTGAGGAAGCTATTGCGACTGGGGTATGTGCTAACTTGACTGATAAAGACTACATTACTAGCACACATCGAGGACATGGACACTGTGTGGCTAAAGGTGGAGACCTTAAAAAAATGATGGCTGAAATCTTTGGTAAGTCTACTGGGCTTGGTAAAGGTAAGGGTGGCTCTATGCATATCGCTGACTTGGATAAAGGAATCCTTGGTGCTAATGGTATGGTAGGTGGAGGCTTTGGTCTTGCGACTGGGGCGGCTATGCGCAACAAATATCTAAAGACTGATGATGTTGCTGTATGTTTCTTTGGTGATGGTGCTGCCAATGAAGGTAATTTTCATGAGTGTTTAAACATGGCCTCTATTTGGAATCTACCTGTGGTATTTGTAAATGAAAACAACCTTTTTGCAGAATCAACACCACAATGGTATTCATCAGGTTCTCCAACAATTGCTGAACGTGCACAAGCTTACAATATGCCTGGAGTTCGCGTTAATGGTAAGGACTTATTTGCTGTTTATCAAGTGGCTAAAGAGGCCATTGAACGTGCGCGTCGTGGAGATGGTCCAACGTTAATTGAAGCTATTACTTATCGTAACCATGGCCATTTCGAAGGAGATGAGCAAAAATACAAAGCACCAGATGGAATCGAAAAAGAATGGGCAGATGTGGATGCCTTGGAAGTATTTCGTGACCTGGTAACTGAAAAGGGTATCCTTAGCCAAGATGAATTGGATGAGATTGTTGCCCAATCACAAAAAGATGTTGAAGATGCAATCCACTTTGCTCAAGAGAGCCCAATTCCAAAAGAAGAAGCTCTCTACGAAGACGTATTTGCAGACTGATTGAGGAGGATTCATAATGACTAGAGAAACATTATTTATGAAAGCCATCAATGAAGGGCTCGATCAAGCCATGGAAAGAGACGAGCGAGTTGTTCTCCTTGGAGAGGATATCTCAGGTGGTGTTAATGTTGAACACTTAGAAAATAATAACGAGGATGCCTGGGGCGGTGTCATGGGGATCACACGAGGATTGATGCCGAAATATGGCAGGGAACGTGTTATTGATACTCCGATTTCTGAGCACGGCTATTTATCAGCTTCAGTGGGGATGGCGCTTACGGGACTAAGACCTGTACCAGAGTTGATGTTTAATGATTTTATTGGATTCTGTTTTGATGCCCTATTAGGACAGGCTTCTAAGATGCGTTACATGTTTGGCGGTAAAGCTAAAGTTCCCATGGTTGTTCGTACTATGCACGGGGCAGGTGCCTCAGCTGCTGCGCAACACTCTGGATCCTATTACGGTTTATTTGGATCGATTCCTGGTATTAAGGTGGTCGTTCCTGCTACCCCTTATGATGCCAAAGGATTACTCCTAGCATCAATAGAGGATGATAATGTAGTTATCTTTTCTGAAGACAAGACTTTATATGGACTAAAAGGGGAAGTGCCAGAAGAATACTATACTGTACCAATTGGTAAGGCTGCCGTTCGTAGAGAAGGTAAGGATTTAACAATTGTGACAATTGGTAAGATGTTGTACGTAGCCTATGAGGTCGCCGACCGCTTGGCAAAAGACAACATTTCTGTAGAAGTGATTGATCTTCGTACAGTTGCTCCATGGGATGAAGAAACAGTGTTAAATTCCGTGAAGAAAACTGGTCGTTTAATTATTGTGGATGAGGCAAATCCACATAACAATACTGCAACTGATATTGCATCTGTAGTTTCAGATAAAGCATTTGATTATCTTGATGGACCAGTGAAATGTGTTTGTGCACCAAATACTCCTGTTCCATTTGCGACAAACTTAGAACAAGCCTATATCCCGGATGCGGATAAGGTTTTGAAAGTAGCTGATGAATTGATTCAGGACTTGAAAGGATAGGAGGGCGCTTATGGCAACAGAAATTTTAATGCCCAAGCTCGGCCTAACCATGACTGAAGGACTCATTCAAAAGTGGTTGGTCCAAGTTGGTGATACAGTAACAAGTGGTCAGCCTTTATTGGAAATTAGTTCTGAAAAATTGACTAGTGAAGTCGAATCCCCTGCTTCTGGGGTTGTTCTAGACATTGTGCATGATGAAGGTGCTACAGTTAAATGTAAGGAAGTCGTTGGATGGGTTGGTCAGGAAGGAGAAAATGTAGGAACCCAAGAAGCTCCTGCACAAGAGGAAGCTCCAACTGAAGTCGCTAAAGATTCAACACCGCCTAGTCCTAAATCTACTACAGCACCTATAGCTCGTACTAGTGGGGAACGAATTTTCATTACACCGGTGGCTCGTAAGATGGCTGCTGAGAAAGGCTATGATATCTCCCTTATTAAAGGGACAGGTGGAAATGGTCGTATTACAAGACGTGATGTAGAAGCTTACCAACCAAGTCTTGTTGTTGATAAGGTCGTTGAACCTCTACCACAAGATATGACCTCAGGTCAATACGGTGAGGGACTCCAAGGCATGCGTAAGATTATTGCCGAACGTATGATGAACAGTCTTCATTCTTCTGCTCAAGTGACACTCCATCGTAAGGCTGATTTAACTGAACTTTTGAAATTCCGTAAAGAACTTAAGGCCAAGGTCCATACTCCACTTGAAAATGGTGAACTAGGTATCACAACTCTATTAACTAAAGCAGTAACCAAAGCTTTGAGAGATTTTCCAGCTTTGAATGCTTGGTATGGCGGCGGCATTCATCAGATTCAAGAACGCATTCATATTGGTATGGCAACAGCTTTGGATGATG
Above is a window of Streptococcus salivarius DNA encoding:
- a CDS encoding Asp23/Gls24 family envelope stress response protein, whose product is MSKVEKKVEEVKGELTYEDKVIQKIIGLSLENIPGLLAIDGGFFSNLTEKLINTDNVASGVNVEVGKEQVAVDLNVIVEYQKNVPELYKKIKEVVVSEISKMTDLEVVEVNVDVVDIKTKEQHEADSVSLQDRVTGVVESTSEFTSDKFESAKQGLSDGFSAAKEKVSEGVEAVSEATANAEPRVH
- a CDS encoding alpha-ketoacid dehydrogenase subunit beta translates to MTRETLFMKAINEGLDQAMERDERVVLLGEDISGGVNVEHLENNNEDAWGGVMGITRGLMPKYGRERVIDTPISEHGYLSASVGMALTGLRPVPELMFNDFIGFCFDALLGQASKMRYMFGGKAKVPMVVRTMHGAGASAAAQHSGSYYGLFGSIPGIKVVVPATPYDAKGLLLASIEDDNVVIFSEDKTLYGLKGEVPEEYYTVPIGKAAVRREGKDLTIVTIGKMLYVAYEVADRLAKDNISVEVIDLRTVAPWDEETVLNSVKKTGRLIIVDEANPHNNTATDIASVVSDKAFDYLDGPVKCVCAPNTPVPFATNLEQAYIPDADKVLKVADELIQDLKG
- a CDS encoding DUF2273 domain-containing protein; its protein translation is MEWFKKYQYPFLSGLAGVILACFILSYGFFKTLFVLICATLGVGIGYYIQQKQLFK
- a CDS encoding dihydrolipoamide acetyltransferase family protein produces the protein MATEILMPKLGLTMTEGLIQKWLVQVGDTVTSGQPLLEISSEKLTSEVESPASGVVLDIVHDEGATVKCKEVVGWVGQEGENVGTQEAPAQEEAPTEVAKDSTPPSPKSTTAPIARTSGERIFITPVARKMAAEKGYDISLIKGTGGNGRITRRDVEAYQPSLVVDKVVEPLPQDMTSGQYGEGLQGMRKIIAERMMNSLHSSAQVTLHRKADLTELLKFRKELKAKVHTPLENGELGITTLLTKAVTKALRDFPALNAWYGGGIHQIQERIHIGMATALDDGLVVPVIRDADRMTLADLGQSIKTLANQARKGTLPSDLYSGSTFSITNLGGPGVEYFTPILNSPEVAILGVGATQQALAFNEEGEVVQKDYLPLSLSFDHQIIDGLPAAEFLAQVISYLEDPYLLIF
- a CDS encoding CsbD family protein, encoding MSVEEKLNQAKGAIKEGVGKITDDKKTEKEGAAEKVVSKVKEVAEDAKEAVEGAIEGVKNMVKKDDK
- the amaP gene encoding alkaline shock response membrane anchor protein AmaP, whose amino-acid sequence is MSKTKKILYLILCILILTILIPILLDYHKVSGLGLHLVDWKQISFLDFYLSRYIFWGALVLSAVVLFLMLVTLFYPKQYLEIQLPDVDGELKLKNSAIEGFVRCVVANHNFIKDPTIKVNSRKNKCLVHVEGQMLPSDNIIKRTQIIKDEIADGLTQFFGMNHRVKLYISVKEYKPKPPRKKTVSRVK
- the lpdA gene encoding dihydrolipoyl dehydrogenase produces the protein MSQCDILIIGAGPGGYVAAEEAARLGKKVTVIEKNSIGGTCLNVGCIPSKAYLEHAHWLLAAKEASQYGVTILNDNLDFQKLVARKDQVVATLQSGIQSSFKQLGITYIEGEAAYISDKTFQVNGERVSGKSVILATGSHPFIPPIPGINDVDYLTTDNFFNLKELPQRLIIIGGGIISVELAFAMAPLGVDVTVIEVAPTILATEDDEARSIIREKMEQLGITILEGVSIDRVKENAVILADGKSYSYDNLLVATGRKPNIELAQMMGLELTEKGFIKVDSYYESSQSGVYAIGDLIPGYMLAHVASSEGIKAVRAICRQAEEPVDNSSVPRSLFTTPEIASFGLSEEEAVQQGYDISVGQLPYVYNGRAIASNSAKGFVKIVSEKRYHLLLGAVIVGPHATDILQSLIVLKDAEGTLDQLDKTIFAHPTISELVQEVARLVLRS
- a CDS encoding DUF389 domain-containing protein, which codes for MEKVLKDGKLYSLIEFRDKIYEDLDLSKSDLTTLLCAILIASIGLNMNSIPTIIGAMLISPLMTPILGVGFALAILDTKLLKKSFKVLFIQVAVSLLASTLYFLLSPISYASTEIIARTSPTIWDVVIAFVGGLAGIIGARKKEANNIVPGVAIATALMPPVCTVGYSIATGNLEYMIGASYLFSINCSFIMIATYIGTNVMMVNNPYVKHNRKASKMRKILILVSLVLIIPSLASATTLVRDTLINESINNYLSDQFENHTILKKKYSKENNTLKLTISGKYLSEAELQGIINKQSEYGLKNISIQVSQLTNDRLTEKELVDYIIQYKNDDDLQQIEKDK
- a CDS encoding GlsB/YeaQ/YmgE family stress response membrane protein codes for the protein MLWAIIVGGFIGLIAGGITKKGGSMGIIANIFAGLVGSSVGQSLFGTWGPSLAGMALVPSILGAVIVVAVVSFFLGKKE
- a CDS encoding thiamine pyrophosphate-dependent dehydrogenase E1 component subunit alpha yields the protein MTHYQELPQALMKEKHQGQTLTKEEVKVQTAHDLGVENVSKEEAKSMYKTMWDIRNFEENARHFFSIGQIPGFVHLYSGEEAIATGVCANLTDKDYITSTHRGHGHCVAKGGDLKKMMAEIFGKSTGLGKGKGGSMHIADLDKGILGANGMVGGGFGLATGAAMRNKYLKTDDVAVCFFGDGAANEGNFHECLNMASIWNLPVVFVNENNLFAESTPQWYSSGSPTIAERAQAYNMPGVRVNGKDLFAVYQVAKEAIERARRGDGPTLIEAITYRNHGHFEGDEQKYKAPDGIEKEWADVDALEVFRDLVTEKGILSQDELDEIVAQSQKDVEDAIHFAQESPIPKEEALYEDVFAD